The Pseudomonas azadiae genome contains a region encoding:
- a CDS encoding DUF6124 family protein — protein MIKDSPNPPSDQLFSVRLSIDSETLLANTSQDIASLQALTSHLAFEVAGAPRDVVLAICRMLEGIQLMVDRVLDLNEVPELKPSGAS, from the coding sequence ATGATCAAAGACAGTCCCAATCCCCCATCCGATCAGTTATTCAGCGTACGACTCAGTATCGATAGCGAAACCTTACTCGCCAATACCTCGCAGGACATCGCGTCTCTGCAGGCACTCACGAGCCATCTGGCGTTTGAAGTCGCTGGCGCACCGCGTGATGTTGTGTTGGCGATTTGCCGAATGTTGGAGGGTATTCAGCTAATGGTGGATCGGGTGTTGGACTTGAACGAAGTGCCCGAGCTTAAACCTTCCGGCGCCAGTTAA
- a CDS encoding SIS domain-containing protein: MLEEALASCDAVAAQLQRLDPALQEIAGRLRRQPPQVAMTIARGSSDHAASYFAYLAMQHVGIPVASLPMSVVTLLQAPMKVSGQVAFGFSQSGQSPDLVNSLRLLRKRGALSISMVNAEDSPLQAACEFHVPLCAGPELSVAATKSFIATLSASALLVGHWHQEADLLQACQALPAGLRDAAKQDWRAAIEALKGSQRLMVIGRGAGFAIAQEAALKLKETSAIQAEAFSSAEVRHGPMALIDADYPLLVFAPRGAEQAGLLTLAADMRQRGARVLLAAPDDIAERELTLSRAEHPSLDPILAIQSFYVMAADLAVARGMDPDQPRHLSKVTRTH; the protein is encoded by the coding sequence ATGCTTGAAGAGGCCCTGGCCTCCTGTGACGCCGTCGCGGCACAACTGCAACGCCTGGACCCGGCCTTGCAGGAAATCGCCGGCCGTCTGCGCCGTCAGCCGCCGCAAGTGGCGATGACCATCGCCCGTGGCAGCTCGGACCACGCCGCCAGCTACTTCGCCTACCTGGCCATGCAGCATGTGGGCATTCCGGTGGCGTCGCTGCCAATGTCGGTGGTGACCTTGTTGCAGGCGCCGATGAAAGTCAGCGGCCAGGTGGCGTTCGGTTTCTCCCAGTCGGGGCAGAGCCCGGATCTGGTCAACAGCCTGCGCCTGCTGCGCAAGCGTGGCGCCTTGAGCATCTCGATGGTCAACGCCGAAGACTCGCCGCTGCAAGCCGCGTGTGAATTCCACGTACCGCTGTGCGCCGGACCGGAACTCAGCGTGGCCGCCACCAAGAGCTTTATCGCCACGCTCAGCGCCAGCGCATTGCTGGTCGGCCACTGGCACCAGGAAGCCGACCTGCTGCAGGCCTGCCAGGCCCTGCCCGCTGGCTTGCGAGACGCCGCCAAACAGGATTGGCGCGCGGCCATCGAGGCCCTCAAAGGCAGCCAGCGCTTGATGGTGATCGGCCGTGGCGCCGGTTTCGCCATCGCCCAGGAAGCCGCGCTCAAGCTCAAGGAAACCTCGGCGATCCAGGCCGAAGCCTTCAGCAGCGCCGAAGTACGCCACGGGCCGATGGCCTTGATCGACGCAGACTACCCGCTGCTGGTGTTCGCCCCACGCGGCGCCGAACAGGCTGGCCTGCTGACACTGGCCGCCGACATGCGCCAGCGCGGCGCCCGGGTGCTGCTGGCGGCGCCGGACGACATCGCCGAACGCGAGCTGACCCTGAGCCGCGCCGAACACCCCAGCCTGGACCCGATCCTGGCGATCCAGAGTTTCTACGTGATGGCGGCAGATTTGGCGGTCGCTCGGGGCATGGACCCGGACCAACCGCGCCACCTGAGCAAAGTCACTCGCACTCACTGA
- a CDS encoding NGG1p interacting factor NIF3, with the protein MYKLAFFVPDSHVETVKTAVFAAGGGRIGNYDHCAWQVLGHGQFRALGGSQPFIGQEGQVEVVEEWKVELVVADELIVAVVAALKLSHPYETPAYEVWQLADF; encoded by the coding sequence GTGTACAAACTCGCCTTCTTCGTACCCGACAGCCACGTGGAGACGGTAAAAACCGCCGTCTTCGCAGCGGGCGGCGGGCGCATCGGCAACTACGACCACTGCGCCTGGCAAGTGCTGGGCCATGGGCAATTCCGCGCATTGGGCGGCAGCCAGCCGTTTATCGGGCAGGAGGGTCAGGTTGAAGTGGTTGAGGAGTGGAAGGTTGAGCTGGTGGTGGCGGATGAGTTGATCGTGGCTGTTGTGGCTGCTTTGAAACTGAGCCACCCGTATGAGACACCGGCGTATGAGGTGTGGCAGTTGGCGGATTTTTGA
- the ptsP gene encoding phosphoenolpyruvate--protein phosphotransferase, which yields MSYNNNALTLGAPLSGPVLTLGRVPDEVFASGAMGDGIAIDPLNDCLHAPCDGLIIHVARTGHALTIRADNGAEVLMHVGIDTVELNGEGFTLLVKDGARVSKGQPLVQFDLDRIARQCKSLVSLIVLTNGERFELQTIAGQTVKLGEPLLQVVARSGASAQAAVDNSGEEASAHVRITHRGGLHARPAALVRKTAQGFSSQAQLHFGDKSASCDSLIGLMGLGIGEGDEVRVSCRGKDADAALQALVAALSAAIKEEHHAPVVVAQRRAHTEAGVLQGVCAAPGLVCGPLFRLTGIELPADTGNHCADEQLQRLDTALEQVRSEIRNTLEHARQRKNVEEEEIFAAHLALLEDPALLDAATGAIGKGRAATHAWRDAIQAQCAVLLALGKPLFAERSNDLRDLQQRVLRALLGEAWHFELPAGAIVSAHELTPSDLLHLSAQQAAGICMAEGGATSHVAILARGKGLPCVVALGADVLDVPQGQRVVLDAVNGRLELQPSDARHAEVHQIRDAQKLRRQQQQAQAQAPARTTDGVTIEVAANVASSAEAQVAFENGADGVGLLRTEFLFVDRRTAPDEQEQRQAYQAALDAMGDKSVIIRTIDVGGDKQLDYLPLPVEANPVLGLRGIRLAQVRPDVLDQQLRALLQVSPLERCRILLPMVSEVDELLQIRQRLDELCAELELSQRPELGVMIEVPAAALMAEQLAAHADFLSIGTNDLSQYTLAMDRDHAGLAARVDALHPALLRLIAQTCAGAAKHGRWVGVCGALASDPLATPVLVGLGVTELSVSPPQIGEIKDRVRHLDAAQCRQRSLDLLDLSSAQAVRQACQHHWPLS from the coding sequence ATGTCTTACAACAATAATGCATTGACCCTTGGCGCCCCCTTAAGCGGGCCGGTGCTGACCCTGGGCCGTGTTCCCGACGAAGTGTTCGCCAGCGGCGCCATGGGCGACGGCATTGCCATCGACCCGTTGAATGACTGCCTGCATGCGCCCTGTGACGGGCTGATCATCCACGTCGCCCGTACCGGGCATGCGCTGACCATTCGTGCCGACAACGGTGCCGAGGTGCTGATGCATGTGGGCATCGACACGGTGGAACTCAATGGCGAAGGCTTTACCTTGCTGGTGAAGGACGGCGCCCGCGTCAGCAAGGGCCAGCCGCTGGTGCAGTTCGATCTGGACCGTATCGCGCGCCAATGCAAAAGCCTGGTGAGCCTGATCGTCCTGACCAATGGCGAACGCTTTGAATTGCAAACGATCGCTGGGCAAACGGTCAAGCTCGGTGAGCCGCTGCTGCAGGTCGTGGCGCGCTCGGGCGCCTCGGCTCAAGCGGCTGTGGATAACTCGGGGGAGGAAGCCAGCGCACACGTACGTATCACTCATCGTGGCGGCCTGCATGCACGTCCGGCCGCGCTGGTCCGCAAGACCGCCCAGGGTTTCAGCAGCCAGGCGCAGCTGCATTTTGGTGACAAGTCGGCCTCGTGCGACAGCCTGATTGGCTTGATGGGCCTGGGGATCGGCGAAGGTGATGAAGTGCGTGTGAGCTGTCGCGGCAAAGATGCCGACGCGGCGCTGCAAGCATTGGTCGCGGCCTTATCCGCCGCCATTAAAGAAGAGCATCACGCCCCCGTCGTCGTCGCGCAACGCCGGGCACATACTGAAGCCGGTGTACTGCAAGGTGTGTGCGCCGCGCCAGGACTGGTCTGCGGGCCACTGTTTCGCCTGACGGGTATCGAACTGCCGGCCGACACCGGCAACCATTGCGCCGATGAACAACTGCAACGCCTGGACACAGCGCTGGAACAGGTGCGCAGCGAAATCCGCAACACACTGGAGCACGCTCGCCAGCGTAAAAACGTCGAGGAAGAAGAGATTTTCGCCGCCCATCTCGCGCTGTTGGAGGATCCTGCGCTGTTGGACGCGGCGACTGGCGCCATCGGAAAAGGCCGCGCGGCGACTCATGCCTGGCGCGACGCCATTCAAGCGCAATGCGCCGTCTTGCTGGCCCTGGGCAAACCGCTGTTTGCCGAACGCTCCAACGACCTGCGCGACCTGCAACAACGGGTGCTGCGCGCGCTGCTGGGCGAAGCCTGGCACTTCGAGTTGCCCGCAGGGGCGATCGTCAGCGCCCATGAATTGACCCCATCCGACTTGCTGCACCTGAGCGCGCAACAAGCCGCCGGTATCTGCATGGCCGAGGGCGGCGCGACTTCCCATGTGGCAATCCTGGCCCGTGGCAAAGGCTTGCCCTGCGTGGTTGCGCTGGGCGCCGACGTCCTCGACGTGCCCCAAGGCCAGCGCGTCGTGCTGGACGCTGTCAACGGTCGCCTGGAACTGCAACCCAGCGACGCGCGCCACGCCGAAGTGCACCAGATTCGCGACGCGCAGAAACTGCGCCGCCAACAGCAACAGGCCCAAGCCCAAGCGCCGGCGCGCACCACCGATGGCGTGACCATCGAAGTCGCCGCCAATGTCGCCTCCAGCGCCGAGGCCCAGGTGGCCTTTGAAAACGGCGCCGATGGCGTCGGCCTGTTGCGCACCGAATTCCTCTTCGTCGACCGCCGCACCGCGCCGGATGAACAGGAGCAGCGCCAGGCTTATCAGGCCGCGCTGGATGCCATGGGCGATAAGTCGGTGATCATCCGCACCATCGACGTGGGCGGCGACAAGCAGCTCGATTACCTGCCACTGCCGGTCGAAGCCAACCCGGTGCTGGGCTTGCGCGGCATTCGTCTGGCTCAAGTGCGCCCCGATGTGCTCGACCAGCAACTGCGCGCACTGCTGCAAGTCTCCCCATTGGAGCGCTGCCGCATCCTGTTGCCAATGGTCAGCGAAGTGGACGAATTGCTGCAAATTCGTCAGCGCCTGGATGAACTGTGTGCCGAGCTGGAATTGAGCCAGCGCCCCGAACTGGGCGTGATGATCGAAGTACCCGCCGCCGCGCTGATGGCCGAGCAGTTGGCCGCACATGCGGACTTTCTGTCCATCGGCACCAATGACCTGTCCCAGTACACCCTGGCCATGGACCGCGACCACGCCGGCCTTGCCGCACGCGTTGATGCGCTGCACCCGGCCTTGCTGCGGCTGATCGCGCAAACCTGCGCCGGCGCGGCGAAACACGGGCGTTGGGTCGGCGTGTGCGGCGCTCTTGCGTCCGACCCGCTGGCCACGCCGGTGCTGGTCGGCCTGGGGGTTACCGAGCTGTCGGTGAGCCCGCCGCAGATCGGCGAAATCAAGGACCGCGTCCGCCACCTGGACGCGGCGCAATGCCGGCAACGCAGCCTTGACCTGCTCGACCTGAGCAGCGCCCAGGCGGTTCGCCAAGCCTGTCAACACCACTGGCCGCTGAGCTGA
- the purL gene encoding phosphoribosylformylglycinamidine synthase translates to MLILRGAPALSAFRHSKLLEQLSQKVPAVTGLYAEFAHFADVNGVLTADEQQVLARLLKYGPSVPVQEPTGRLFLVLPRFGTISPWSSKASDIARNCGLASIQRLERGIAFYVAGQFSEADAELIASSLHDRMTQIIVSRLEQAAGLFSHAEPKPLTAIDVLGGGRAALEKANTELGLALAEDEIDYLVNAFNGLKRNPHDIELMMFAQANSEHCRHKIFNASWDIDGQSQEKSLFGMIKNTYVMHSEGVLSAYKDNASVIVGSVAGRFFPDPETRQYGAVQEPVHILMKVETHNHPTAIAPFPGAATGSGGEIRDEGATGRGAKPKAGLTGFTVSNLQIPGFEQPWEVPYGKPERIVTALDIMIEGPLGGAAFNNEFGRPALTGYFRTFEQSITTPRGDEVRGYHKPIMLAGGMGNIREEHVKKGEILVGSKLIVLGGPAMLIGLGGGAASSMATGTSSADLDFASVQRENPEMERRCQEVIDRCWQLGDKNPISFIHDVGAGGLSNAFPELVNDGERGGRFELRNIPNDEPGMAPHEIWSNESQERYVLAVGPEDFARFQAICERERCPFAVVGEATAEPQLTVTDSHFGNSPVDMPLEVLLGKAPRMHRSAVREAELGDDFDPSALELADSIERVLHHPAVASKSFLITIGDRTITGLVARDQMVGPWQVPVADVAVTATSFDVYTGEAMAMGERTPLALLDAPASGRMAIGETLTNIAASRIGKLSDIKLSANWMSAAGHPGEDARLYDTVKAVGMELCPELGITIPVGKDSMSMATRWNEDGTDKSVTSPLSLIVTGFAPVTDIRQTLTPQLRMDKGTTDLILIDLGRGQNRMGASILAQTHGKLGKQAPDVDDAEDLKAFFAVIQGLNADGHLLAYHDRSDGGLLTSVVEMAFAGHCGLNIVLDSVAEDAAEINGILFNEELGAVIQVRQDATPDVLAQFSAAGLDDCVAVIGQPINNGEVNISFNGDTVFAGQRRLLQRQWAETSYQIQRLRDNVECAEQEFDAILEEDNPGLSTMLSFDVNQDVAAPYIKKGIRPQVAVLREQGVNGQVEMAAAFDRAGFNAIDVHMSDILAGRVDLNEFKGLVACGGFSYGDVLGAGEGWAKSALFNSRARDAFQGFFERNDSFTLGVCNGCQMMSNLSELIPGSEFWPHFVRNRSEQFEARVAMVQVQESNSIFLQGMAGSRMPIAIAHGEGHAEFASEEALLEADLSGTVALRFVDNHGKVTETYPANPNGSPRGITGLTSRDGRVTIMMPHPERVFRAVQNSWRPEEWNEDGAWMRMFRNARVWVN, encoded by the coding sequence ATGTTGATCCTGCGCGGCGCTCCTGCCCTTTCTGCCTTTCGCCACAGCAAACTCCTTGAGCAACTGAGCCAGAAGGTTCCAGCGGTTACAGGCTTGTATGCTGAATTTGCTCACTTCGCCGACGTGAACGGCGTCTTGACCGCCGACGAACAGCAAGTGCTCGCACGCCTTCTGAAGTACGGCCCAAGCGTTCCCGTGCAAGAGCCGACCGGCCGCTTGTTCCTGGTTCTGCCGCGGTTCGGCACCATTTCGCCGTGGTCGAGCAAGGCCAGCGACATCGCCCGCAACTGCGGCCTTGCGAGCATCCAGCGCTTGGAGCGTGGTATCGCGTTCTACGTCGCTGGGCAGTTCAGCGAGGCCGACGCCGAGCTGATCGCCAGCAGCCTGCACGACCGCATGACCCAGATCATCGTCAGCCGGCTGGAACAGGCTGCCGGCCTGTTCAGCCACGCCGAGCCCAAGCCGCTCACCGCGATTGACGTGCTCGGTGGTGGCCGCGCCGCCCTCGAGAAGGCCAACACCGAACTGGGCCTGGCCCTGGCCGAAGACGAGATCGACTACCTGGTCAACGCCTTCAACGGCTTGAAGCGCAACCCGCACGACATCGAGCTTATGATGTTTGCGCAAGCCAACTCCGAGCATTGCCGTCACAAGATCTTCAACGCCAGTTGGGACATCGACGGCCAGAGCCAGGAAAAAAGCCTGTTCGGCATGATCAAGAACACCTACGTGATGCACAGCGAAGGCGTTCTGTCGGCTTATAAGGACAACGCCTCGGTCATCGTCGGCAGCGTCGCCGGTCGTTTCTTCCCGGACCCGGAAACCCGCCAGTACGGCGCGGTGCAGGAGCCGGTGCACATCCTGATGAAGGTCGAGACCCACAACCACCCGACCGCGATTGCTCCGTTCCCGGGCGCAGCCACCGGTTCCGGCGGCGAGATCCGCGACGAAGGCGCCACCGGCCGTGGCGCCAAGCCCAAGGCGGGCCTCACCGGTTTTACCGTGTCCAACCTGCAGATCCCGGGTTTCGAACAGCCGTGGGAAGTGCCCTACGGCAAGCCTGAGCGCATCGTCACCGCGCTGGACATCATGATCGAAGGCCCGCTGGGCGGCGCCGCGTTCAACAACGAATTCGGGCGTCCGGCACTCACCGGCTACTTCCGTACCTTCGAACAGTCCATCACCACCCCGCGTGGCGATGAAGTGCGCGGCTACCACAAGCCGATCATGTTGGCTGGCGGCATGGGCAACATCCGTGAAGAACACGTCAAGAAAGGCGAGATTCTGGTCGGCTCCAAGCTGATCGTGCTCGGCGGCCCGGCCATGCTGATCGGCCTGGGCGGCGGCGCGGCTTCTTCCATGGCCACCGGCACCAGCTCGGCCGACCTGGACTTCGCGTCGGTACAGCGTGAAAACCCGGAAATGGAACGTCGCTGCCAGGAAGTCATCGACCGTTGCTGGCAGTTGGGTGACAAGAACCCGATCAGCTTCATCCACGACGTCGGCGCCGGCGGTTTGTCCAACGCCTTCCCGGAACTGGTCAACGATGGCGAGCGTGGCGGTCGTTTCGAGCTGCGCAACATTCCCAACGACGAGCCGGGCATGGCCCCGCACGAAATCTGGAGCAACGAATCCCAGGAACGCTACGTACTGGCCGTCGGCCCTGAAGACTTCGCGCGCTTCCAGGCCATCTGCGAACGCGAGCGCTGCCCGTTTGCCGTGGTTGGCGAAGCCACTGCCGAGCCGCAACTGACGGTCACCGACAGCCACTTCGGCAACAGCCCGGTGGACATGCCGCTCGAAGTGCTGCTGGGCAAGGCCCCGCGCATGCACCGTTCGGCGGTCCGTGAAGCCGAGCTGGGCGATGATTTCGACCCAAGCGCCCTGGAACTGGCCGACAGCATCGAACGCGTGCTGCACCACCCGGCCGTGGCGAGCAAAAGCTTTTTGATCACCATCGGCGACCGCACCATCACCGGCCTTGTGGCCCGTGACCAAATGGTCGGCCCTTGGCAGGTGCCCGTGGCCGACGTTGCCGTCACCGCCACCAGCTTCGACGTCTACACCGGTGAAGCCATGGCCATGGGCGAGCGCACGCCGCTGGCCTTGCTGGACGCGCCGGCGTCGGGCCGCATGGCGATTGGTGAAACCCTCACTAACATCGCCGCGTCGCGCATCGGCAAGCTGTCCGACATCAAACTGTCGGCCAACTGGATGTCCGCTGCCGGTCACCCGGGTGAAGATGCGCGCCTGTACGACACCGTCAAGGCTGTCGGCATGGAGCTGTGCCCTGAGCTGGGGATCACCATTCCGGTGGGCAAGGACTCCATGTCCATGGCCACCCGTTGGAACGAAGACGGCACCGACAAGAGCGTCACCTCGCCGCTGTCGCTGATCGTCACCGGTTTTGCACCGGTCACCGACATCCGCCAGACCCTGACCCCGCAACTGCGCATGGACAAGGGCACCACCGATCTGATCCTGATCGACCTGGGCCGTGGCCAGAACCGCATGGGTGCCTCGATCCTCGCGCAGACTCACGGCAAGCTCGGCAAGCAGGCTCCGGACGTCGATGACGCCGAAGACCTCAAAGCCTTCTTCGCCGTGATCCAGGGCCTCAACGCCGACGGTCACCTGCTGGCTTACCACGACCGTTCCGACGGTGGTTTGCTGACCAGCGTGGTCGAGATGGCCTTCGCCGGTCACTGCGGCCTGAACATCGTGCTCGACAGCGTTGCCGAGGACGCCGCCGAGATCAACGGCATCCTGTTCAACGAAGAGTTGGGCGCCGTGATCCAGGTGCGCCAGGACGCGACCCCGGACGTACTCGCCCAATTCAGCGCCGCTGGCCTGGACGACTGCGTGGCGGTGATCGGCCAGCCGATCAACAACGGTGAAGTGAACATCTCCTTCAATGGCGATACCGTGTTTGCCGGCCAGCGCCGTCTGCTGCAACGCCAGTGGGCCGAGACCAGCTATCAGATCCAGCGCCTGCGCGACAACGTCGAGTGCGCCGAGCAGGAATTCGACGCGATCCTGGAAGAAGACAACCCGGGCCTGAGCACCATGCTCAGCTTTGACGTCAACCAGGACGTCGCCGCGCCTTACATCAAGAAGGGCATCCGCCCACAGGTTGCCGTGCTGCGTGAGCAGGGCGTCAACGGCCAGGTGGAAATGGCGGCGGCGTTCGACCGTGCCGGCTTCAATGCGATCGACGTGCACATGAGCGACATCCTCGCCGGTCGCGTTGACCTCAATGAGTTCAAAGGCCTGGTGGCCTGCGGCGGTTTCTCCTACGGCGACGTGCTGGGTGCCGGTGAAGGCTGGGCCAAGTCGGCGCTGTTCAACAGCCGTGCCCGCGATGCGTTCCAGGGCTTCTTCGAACGCAACGACAGCTTCACCCTGGGCGTGTGCAACGGTTGCCAGATGATGTCCAACCTCAGCGAACTGATCCCGGGCAGCGAGTTCTGGCCGCACTTTGTGCGCAACCGTTCCGAGCAGTTCGAAGCCCGTGTCGCCATGGTGCAGGTGCAGGAATCCAACTCGATCTTCCTGCAAGGCATGGCCGGTTCGCGCATGCCGATCGCCATCGCCCACGGTGAAGGCCATGCCGAGTTCGCCAGCGAAGAAGCGCTGCTTGAGGCCGATCTGTCCGGCACCGTGGCCCTGCGTTTCGTCGACAATCACGGCAAGGTCACCGAGACCTACCCGGCCAACCCGAACGGCTCGCCGCGCGGGATCACCGGCCTCACCAGCCGCGACGGCCGCGTGACCATCATGATGCCGCACCCGGAGCGCGTATTCCGCGCCGTGCAAAACTCGTGGCGCCCGGAAGAGTGGAACGAAGACGGCGCCTGGATGCGCATGTTCCGCAACGCGCGCGTGTGGGTGAACTAA
- the nagE gene encoding N-acetylglucosamine-specific PTS transporter subunit IIBC has product MYQHFIEGLQRLGRALMLPIAILPIAGLLLRLGDTDLLNIAVMHDAGQAIFANLALIFAIGIAVGFARDNNGTAGLAGAIGYLVMISTLKVMDTSINMGMLAGIASGLLAGGLYNRFKDIKLPEYLAFFGGRRFVPIVTGFSAVGLGVIFGLIWPPIQQGINSFGVLLMESGSLGAFVFGVFNRLLIVTGLHHILNNMAWFVFGSFTDPITGAVVTGDLTRYFAGDPKGGQFMTGMFPVMLFGLPAACLAMYRNALPERRKVMGGIFLSMALTSFLTGVTEPIEFAFMFLAPFLYLIHAVLTGLSMAVTNMLNIHLGFTFSGGFIDMVLGWGKSTNGWLVVPVGLAYSVIYYTVFSYCIRRFNLKTPGREDIPVVQAEAMSDNQRATAYIQALGGAENLLSVGACTTRLRLDMVDRNKAVDAQLKALGAMAVVRPGNGGSLQVVVGPMADSIADEIRLAMPGFVASTPVAVAPVDKPVTVNVQEAEKWLNALGGRENVRQLEAVAMTRLRVELGDDSRLSEAQLTALGCQGVSQLDSGVWHLLMGDKASGLGEALERLVTRPINA; this is encoded by the coding sequence ATGTACCAACACTTTATCGAAGGCCTGCAACGCCTGGGCCGTGCACTGATGCTGCCGATTGCGATTTTGCCGATCGCCGGCCTGTTGCTGCGCCTGGGCGACACCGATCTTTTGAATATCGCAGTGATGCACGACGCCGGGCAGGCGATCTTCGCCAACCTGGCGCTGATCTTCGCCATCGGCATTGCCGTGGGGTTTGCCCGCGACAATAACGGCACAGCGGGTTTGGCCGGGGCGATTGGCTACCTGGTGATGATCTCGACGCTCAAGGTGATGGATACGTCCATCAACATGGGCATGCTCGCCGGTATCGCCAGCGGCTTGTTGGCCGGCGGGCTGTACAACCGCTTCAAGGACATCAAGCTGCCGGAGTACCTGGCGTTCTTCGGCGGGCGGCGGTTTGTGCCGATTGTCACCGGGTTTTCGGCGGTGGGCCTGGGTGTGATCTTTGGCCTGATCTGGCCGCCGATTCAGCAGGGCATCAACAGCTTCGGCGTGTTGCTGATGGAAAGCGGCAGCCTCGGCGCGTTCGTGTTTGGCGTGTTCAACCGCTTGCTGATCGTCACTGGCCTGCACCACATCCTCAACAATATGGCGTGGTTCGTATTCGGCAGTTTTACCGATCCGATAACCGGCGCGGTGGTGACGGGCGACCTGACCCGCTATTTCGCCGGCGACCCCAAAGGCGGCCAGTTCATGACCGGCATGTTCCCGGTGATGCTGTTCGGCCTACCGGCGGCGTGCCTGGCGATGTACCGCAATGCTTTGCCGGAGCGGCGTAAAGTCATGGGCGGGATTTTCCTGTCGATGGCACTGACCTCGTTCTTGACCGGGGTGACGGAGCCGATCGAGTTTGCGTTTATGTTTCTGGCACCGTTTCTGTACCTGATCCATGCGGTGCTCACCGGCCTGTCGATGGCGGTCACCAACATGCTGAATATCCACCTGGGCTTTACCTTCTCCGGCGGGTTTATCGACATGGTGCTGGGCTGGGGCAAGTCCACCAATGGCTGGCTGGTGGTACCGGTGGGCCTGGCCTACTCGGTGATCTACTACACCGTATTCAGCTACTGCATCCGCCGCTTCAACCTGAAGACGCCGGGCCGGGAAGATATCCCGGTGGTGCAGGCTGAAGCGATGAGTGACAACCAGCGGGCTACGGCTTATATCCAGGCGTTGGGCGGTGCTGAGAACTTGCTGAGTGTGGGTGCTTGCACCACGCGCCTGCGTTTGGACATGGTTGACCGCAACAAGGCTGTGGATGCGCAGCTCAAAGCACTGGGCGCCATGGCCGTGGTTCGGCCGGGTAATGGCGGGAGCTTGCAGGTGGTGGTCGGGCCGATGGCTGACAGCATCGCCGATGAGATTCGCCTGGCGATGCCGGGGTTTGTTGCCTCAACACCAGTAGCGGTTGCACCTGTGGATAAGCCGGTGACGGTGAATGTGCAGGAAGCCGAGAAATGGCTGAATGCCCTGGGTGGCAGGGAGAATGTGCGCCAACTGGAAGCGGTGGCAATGACCCGGTTGCGGGTGGAGTTGGGGGATGATTCGCGGTTGTCTGAGGCTCAACTCACTGCGCTTGGTTGCCAAGGTGTCAGTCAGCTCGACAGCGGTGTTTGGCACCTGTTGATGGGTGACAAGGCATCAGGGTTGGGTGAAGCGCTGGAGCGGTTGGTGACTCGCCCGATCAACGCCTGA
- the nagA gene encoding N-acetylglucosamine-6-phosphate deacetylase has protein sequence MSEDNILTPSGWIRGRLVHEHGKVTAIEGTPCDPAENDLPYLLPGFIDLHVHGGGGKDIMEGLDAFETITRTHVRFGTTSLLATTMTAPVDEITRVLGQLGSFCEQRPTGSARVLGVHLEGPYINPGKLGAQPNFAHTALMAEVEAYLRLAPIRVITIAPEIAGHDALIRALSERGVRMQIGHTLGSYEEGVAALAAGATSFTHLYNAMSPLHHREPGIVGAALAHAKYAELIPDLLHVHPGAMRVALRAIPCLYCVTDSTAAAGMPDGEYKLGSHTVTKCLGGVRLADGTLAGSTLTMDQALRNLVKIGLPISEASQRLSQFPADYLGLEERGRLQPGSFADCVRLDRSLTLTDVMVEGETIEFKNA, from the coding sequence ATGTCCGAAGACAACATCCTCACGCCCAGCGGCTGGATTCGCGGCCGCCTGGTGCATGAGCACGGCAAGGTGACCGCCATTGAAGGCACGCCGTGCGACCCGGCTGAAAACGATCTGCCCTACCTGCTGCCGGGCTTTATCGACCTGCATGTGCATGGTGGTGGCGGCAAGGACATCATGGAAGGTTTGGATGCCTTCGAAACGATTACCCGCACCCATGTGCGTTTTGGTACGACGTCGCTGTTGGCCACCACCATGACAGCGCCGGTCGACGAGATCACCCGCGTACTCGGCCAGCTCGGCAGCTTTTGCGAACAACGTCCTACAGGCAGCGCCCGGGTACTCGGCGTGCACCTGGAAGGGCCTTACATCAATCCCGGAAAACTCGGCGCCCAACCCAACTTCGCCCACACCGCCTTGATGGCCGAAGTGGAAGCCTACCTGCGCCTGGCGCCGATCCGCGTCATTACCATCGCCCCGGAAATCGCCGGCCACGATGCGCTGATCCGCGCCCTCAGCGAACGCGGCGTGCGCATGCAGATCGGCCACACCCTGGGCAGCTATGAAGAAGGCGTCGCCGCCCTCGCCGCCGGTGCCACCAGCTTTACGCATTTGTACAACGCCATGAGCCCGCTGCATCACCGCGAGCCGGGCATCGTCGGCGCCGCGCTGGCCCATGCCAAATACGCCGAATTGATCCCGGACTTGCTCCACGTACACCCCGGCGCCATGCGCGTGGCGCTGCGCGCGATCCCGTGCCTGTATTGCGTCACCGACTCCACCGCCGCCGCCGGCATGCCCGATGGCGAATACAAGCTGGGCAGCCACACCGTGACCAAATGCCTGGGCGGCGTACGCCTGGCTGACGGCACCCTGGCCGGCAGCACCCTGACCATGGACCAAGCGCTGCGCAACCTGGTGAAGATCGGCCTGCCGATCAGCGAAGCCTCACAACGCCTGTCGCAATTTCCCGCCGACTACCTGGGCCTGGAAGAACGCGGCCGCCTGCAACCCGGCAGCTTTGCCGACTGCGTGCGCCTGGACCGCTCCCTGACACTCACCGACGTCATGGTCGAAGGAGAAACCATTGAGTTCAAGAATGCTTGA